The following are encoded in a window of Prochlorococcus marinus str. MIT 1013 genomic DNA:
- the fldA gene encoding flavodoxin FldA yields the protein MTVGIYFATTTGKTEDIAERLHGLLDSAEGPKDISDVDDLSELAGHDGVICGIPTWNTGADSERSGTAWDSILEDIGELNLSGKKVAIFGLGDSSTYTENYCDAMEELHRYFKQAGASMVGYTAKTDYTFDESKSVVGEEFCGLPLDEDSESDMTDERLAGWAEKLKGEMF from the coding sequence ATGACTGTAGGAATCTACTTCGCTACAACAACAGGTAAAACCGAAGATATAGCTGAACGGCTGCACGGATTACTTGACTCTGCTGAAGGTCCAAAGGATATTTCAGATGTCGATGACCTTAGTGAATTAGCTGGACATGATGGGGTCATTTGTGGAATCCCTACATGGAATACCGGTGCAGACTCTGAGAGATCAGGAACTGCTTGGGACTCAATCCTTGAAGACATTGGAGAACTAAATCTCAGTGGTAAGAAAGTTGCTATTTTCGGTTTAGGTGATTCCTCTACTTACACCGAGAACTATTGCGATGCAATGGAAGAGCTTCACAGGTACTTCAAGCAAGCAGGTGCTTCAATGGTTGGATACACTGCAAAGACTGATTACACTTTTGACGAGTCAAAAAGTGTAGTGGGAGAAGAATTCTGCGGATTACCTCTTGACGAAGACAGTGAATCAGACATGACTGACGAAAGGCTTGCAGGATGGGCTGAAAAACTTAAAGGCGAAATGTTTTAA
- a CDS encoding CopG family transcriptional regulator, producing MNSNNCSDQSVSINVNLSLKVETLRILIEMSNDMGASLEDVISSITEDSVIDLERLQDELGIIIIPEKCSEQDLINSIQ from the coding sequence ATGAACTCAAATAATTGCTCAGATCAAAGCGTTTCTATAAACGTAAACCTTTCTTTAAAGGTTGAGACTTTGCGGATTTTGATAGAGATGTCAAACGATATGGGTGCAAGCCTTGAGGATGTCATAAGCTCAATAACTGAAGACTCGGTAATTGATTTAGAGAGGCTTCAGGATGAATTAGGTATTATTATAATCCCAGAAAAATGCAGTGAACAAGATTTAATAAATTCAATTCAATAG
- a CDS encoding ArnT family glycosyltransferase, which translates to MKSLTKSFPPTLKQRRRGLLCILFFGLIIFVFQLGTTGLVDETPPLFAAASRTMAETGNWLTPQVNGLPRFDKPPLVYWLMGIGFSFPGNTSWDPLGTWAARLPSALSTIFLMLVLGDTMMRYPQEENNFTRRTAVSTSLLFALSPLVIIWGRIAVSDALLCSTLGVCLLFKWRRYANPEGEVWWLSWIFLSLAVLTKGPVSLVLSGLTIFFFALFQNDFFRTLKTLRVIPGFFIVFIISFPWYLIELLIEGKPFLDSFFGYHNLQRFTSVVNSHGESWWFFLIVLCIASLPFTPFLLISIWKNFCNIFKCSRRVIKKPDKSLFEFSFFWLISVFVFFTISATKLPSYWLPATPAASILISFSLTNDFKEEFLKSLAWKLTIFLSILFSIILFSSKLWIQLLNDPEIPRFSEELTHSLLIEKAGFIFLLIAVLGIMFSSRKIYGKLLILQIPIVVFHFLIVLPTFELADRLRQLPLRQASELLINSQNRNEPLVMVGAMKPSIHFYTNQVIVFEGRSKNALINVIDRLKNEKRRGWEGIPIYGSNGSETILLLIDKRSVEKPYWQGLNPKVLGNFGVYSVWRLNREILERRAKSLKTDGFVSTWKNPRPERF; encoded by the coding sequence TTGAAAAGTTTAACGAAATCATTTCCCCCAACTTTGAAGCAAAGAAGAAGAGGTCTTCTTTGTATTTTATTTTTTGGATTAATAATCTTTGTTTTTCAATTAGGCACAACAGGTTTAGTTGACGAAACACCCCCCCTGTTTGCTGCAGCAAGTAGAACAATGGCAGAAACAGGAAATTGGTTAACTCCTCAAGTAAATGGACTACCTCGCTTTGATAAACCTCCTTTGGTTTATTGGTTGATGGGGATAGGATTTTCATTTCCAGGTAATACTTCTTGGGACCCTCTAGGAACATGGGCTGCCAGACTTCCCTCGGCATTATCAACAATTTTTTTAATGCTTGTTTTAGGGGACACAATGATGAGATATCCCCAAGAAGAAAATAATTTCACTAGAAGAACTGCAGTTTCTACTTCGTTGTTATTTGCATTGTCGCCTTTAGTAATAATTTGGGGAAGGATTGCCGTAAGTGATGCTCTGCTTTGCAGCACTCTAGGTGTTTGCTTACTTTTTAAATGGAGAAGATACGCTAATCCAGAAGGAGAAGTTTGGTGGCTGTCTTGGATCTTTTTGTCATTGGCAGTTTTAACTAAAGGTCCTGTCTCATTGGTGCTATCTGGGTTAACAATTTTCTTTTTTGCTTTATTTCAAAATGATTTTTTTAGAACTTTAAAAACATTAAGGGTAATTCCGGGATTTTTTATTGTTTTTATTATTAGTTTTCCTTGGTACTTAATTGAATTGTTAATAGAGGGCAAACCTTTTTTAGATAGTTTCTTTGGGTATCACAATCTTCAAAGATTTACGTCAGTAGTAAATTCACATGGAGAATCTTGGTGGTTTTTTTTAATAGTATTATGTATTGCTTCTTTACCGTTTACTCCATTTTTATTGATAAGTATTTGGAAGAATTTTTGTAATATATTTAAATGCTCTAGAAGGGTTATTAAAAAACCAGATAAGTCGTTATTTGAGTTTTCATTTTTTTGGTTAATTTCTGTTTTTGTCTTCTTTACTATTTCAGCAACAAAGCTACCTAGCTATTGGCTTCCTGCAACTCCTGCAGCATCAATTTTAATATCATTTTCCTTAACTAATGATTTTAAAGAGGAATTCCTAAAATCTTTGGCTTGGAAATTAACAATATTTTTATCCATACTCTTTTCCATAATTCTCTTCTCTTCAAAACTATGGATTCAGCTACTTAATGATCCGGAGATACCCAGGTTTTCCGAAGAATTAACCCATAGTCTTTTAATTGAAAAAGCTGGATTCATATTCCTTTTAATTGCTGTTCTAGGAATTATGTTTTCCTCTAGAAAAATATATGGAAAACTATTGATTTTACAAATTCCTATAGTTGTATTCCATTTTCTGATTGTGTTACCAACTTTTGAATTGGCAGATAGGTTAAGACAACTTCCGTTAAGGCAAGCTTCAGAATTACTTATAAATTCTCAAAATAGAAACGAGCCTTTAGTTATGGTAGGGGCTATGAAACCATCAATTCATTTTTATACTAATCAGGTCATTGTTTTTGAAGGTAGATCTAAAAATGCTTTGATAAATGTTATAGATCGACTTAAAAATGAGAAGAGAAGAGGCTGGGAAGGGATACCTATCTATGGTTCCAATGGCTCAGAAACTATCCTTTTACTTATTGATAAAAGATCAGTGGAAAAACCTTATTGGCAAGGACTTAATCCAAAAGTCTTAGGTAACTTCGGGGTATATAGCGTTTGGAGACTTAATAGAGAAATTCTTGAAAGGCGAGCTAAATCTTTGAAAACAGATGGTTTTGTTTCTACTTGGAAAAACCCTAGACCAGAAAGATTTTAA
- a CDS encoding glycosyltransferase: MVNKQLKLILVSTPIGCLGSGKGGGVELTIISLIKGLILLGHKIILIAPKGSKLPFESELLEIKLIDGIDQPSWQHQNKTDPVIIPSNSVLPKLWEAALDLANQADAVINFAYDWLPLWLTKTQGIKIFHLISMGAESLIMKEIISEISHLFPFQLAFHTKIQSKDYDLKTDPIIVGNGFDKKNYLYNKNENGPLGWAGRIAPEKGLEDAVRVANDLGEKLLVWGLIEDKEYASKTENIFKKEIIEWKGFIPTNKFQEQLGRCRALINTPKWNEAYGNVIVEAMACGVPVIAYDLGGPGELIEDGFNGFLVKPNDIEGMIKATKLVSKIKRKNCRDWFEKKATNKVFAERVENWLNKGLNKNLSAEF, encoded by the coding sequence TTGGTCAATAAGCAATTAAAACTTATTCTTGTAAGCACACCTATAGGTTGCCTAGGGAGTGGTAAAGGTGGTGGAGTTGAACTTACTATTATTTCTCTTATAAAAGGATTAATTTTATTAGGTCATAAAATTATTTTAATTGCACCAAAAGGGTCAAAATTACCTTTTGAAAGTGAATTACTTGAAATAAAATTAATCGATGGAATTGATCAACCTAGTTGGCAACATCAGAATAAAACAGATCCAGTTATAATTCCCTCTAATAGTGTTTTACCGAAGCTATGGGAAGCTGCGCTTGATTTAGCAAATCAAGCTGACGCAGTTATTAACTTTGCATACGATTGGCTTCCGTTATGGTTAACAAAGACTCAAGGAATTAAAATATTTCATTTAATTAGTATGGGTGCTGAATCACTAATAATGAAAGAAATTATTAGTGAAATAAGTCATTTATTCCCTTTTCAGTTGGCTTTTCATACAAAAATACAATCAAAAGATTACGACTTAAAAACTGATCCAATAATTGTTGGTAATGGTTTTGATAAGAAAAATTATTTATACAATAAAAATGAAAATGGTCCTTTAGGTTGGGCTGGAAGAATCGCACCAGAGAAAGGTTTAGAAGATGCAGTAAGAGTTGCAAATGATTTAGGTGAAAAATTATTAGTTTGGGGACTTATTGAAGATAAAGAATATGCATCAAAAACTGAAAACATTTTTAAAAAAGAAATTATTGAGTGGAAAGGATTCATTCCAACGAATAAATTTCAGGAACAACTAGGAAGATGTAGGGCTTTAATAAACACTCCTAAATGGAATGAAGCTTACGGGAACGTTATTGTTGAAGCGATGGCTTGTGGAGTTCCAGTGATTGCATATGATCTTGGAGGACCTGGTGAATTGATAGAAGATGGATTCAATGGCTTTTTGGTTAAGCCTAATGATATAGAAGGAATGATAAAAGCAACAAAACTTGTCTCTAAAATCAAAAGAAAAAATTGTAGGGATTGGTTTGAAAAGAAAGCCACCAATAAAGTTTTTGCAGAACGTGTTGAGAATTGGCTTAATAAAGGCTTAAATAAAAATTTATCTGCAGAATTTTAA
- a CDS encoding DMT family transporter has product MFVIWNWFLMILPFALWGTSMAAMAPLVNAAGPEIVASLRLLPAGLVVLASVPFLKRSWNISKDDLVWFFVFTLIDATLFQIFLAKGLMETGAGLGSVLIDSQPLMVALLARILFGDAINPIGWIGLILGLVGIICLGVPTELLGNWFLLGKFESGSNFLSHGEVWMICAAGSMALGTVLIRFACKNSDPVAVTGWHMVLGSVPLLFWHVFDKNWPLVPDWSAFEWTLMSYSSLFGSALAYGLFFWFASRKELTSFSTLAFLTPVFALITGGIWLGERLFLLQWVGVVLVLMSVLFVSQRRRFWGGNSNKKLIEEA; this is encoded by the coding sequence ATGTTTGTCATTTGGAATTGGTTTTTGATGATCTTGCCGTTCGCTCTTTGGGGTACCTCAATGGCGGCTATGGCGCCTTTGGTTAATGCCGCGGGACCCGAGATTGTTGCCTCACTAAGGCTTTTGCCCGCAGGTTTAGTGGTTTTGGCTTCAGTGCCTTTCTTAAAGAGAAGTTGGAATATTTCAAAAGATGATTTGGTGTGGTTTTTCGTATTTACTTTGATTGACGCAACCCTTTTTCAGATTTTTCTAGCAAAAGGTTTAATGGAAACAGGAGCAGGTTTGGGTTCTGTTCTTATAGATTCCCAACCTCTGATGGTTGCTTTATTAGCAAGAATTTTGTTTGGAGATGCAATAAATCCAATTGGATGGATCGGCTTGATACTTGGTTTGGTGGGAATAATTTGTCTCGGAGTTCCTACTGAGTTGCTTGGAAATTGGTTTTTGCTTGGCAAATTTGAATCAGGAAGTAATTTTTTAAGCCATGGAGAGGTTTGGATGATATGCGCAGCCGGCTCTATGGCTTTAGGGACGGTGCTTATTCGTTTCGCTTGTAAAAACAGTGATCCTGTCGCAGTAACAGGATGGCACATGGTTTTAGGCAGCGTCCCCCTTCTTTTTTGGCATGTCTTCGATAAAAATTGGCCATTGGTACCTGATTGGTCTGCTTTTGAATGGACTTTGATGTCTTATTCAAGTTTGTTTGGAAGCGCATTGGCCTATGGATTATTTTTTTGGTTTGCAAGCCGTAAAGAATTAACAAGCTTTAGTACTCTTGCATTTTTAACTCCTGTATTTGCATTGATTACTGGTGGAATTTGGTTAGGCGAGAGACTTTTTCTACTTCAGTGGGTTGGAGTTGTTTTGGTTTTAATGTCAGTACTATTTGTTAGCCAGAGAAGAAGGTTCTGGGGTGGTAATAGTAATAAGAAATTAATAGAAGAGGCTTGA
- the sppA gene encoding signal peptide peptidase SppA has translation MIWPLRRKSKKRMARICIEGPINAETRKNVLKALKQIEEREFPALLLRIDSPGGTVGDSQEIHSALLRLREKGCHVVASFGNISASGGVYIGVGAEKIVANPGTITGSIGVILRGNNLSKLLEKVGIKFETVKSGIYKDILSPDRALSTEERALLQSLIDSSYEQFVMAVSRGRNLTPEVVKSFADGRVFTGEQAKEFGLVDEIGDENDAKLLAIKIANLDEKTKPITFGKSKKKLLGFLPGGKLIHNLLNTLNMEFEGNGQILWLYKP, from the coding sequence ATGATTTGGCCCTTGAGACGCAAATCCAAAAAAAGGATGGCACGAATCTGTATTGAAGGTCCTATCAATGCAGAAACTCGAAAAAATGTTCTAAAAGCATTAAAGCAAATTGAAGAAAGAGAGTTCCCAGCCCTATTACTTCGCATTGATAGTCCTGGAGGAACAGTTGGTGATAGCCAAGAAATCCATAGTGCTCTCTTGAGACTAAGAGAAAAAGGTTGTCATGTTGTAGCCAGTTTTGGCAATATTTCAGCCTCAGGAGGAGTCTATATAGGAGTAGGTGCTGAAAAAATTGTTGCCAACCCAGGAACAATAACAGGCTCTATTGGTGTGATTTTAAGAGGAAATAACTTATCTAAGTTATTAGAAAAAGTTGGTATTAAATTTGAGACGGTGAAAAGTGGAATTTATAAAGACATCCTTTCACCTGATCGAGCTTTATCAACTGAAGAAAGGGCACTACTTCAATCTCTAATTGATAGCAGTTATGAACAATTTGTTATGGCAGTTTCAAGAGGAAGAAATTTAACACCAGAAGTTGTTAAGAGTTTTGCCGATGGGAGAGTTTTTACCGGAGAGCAAGCTAAAGAATTTGGTCTGGTTGATGAGATTGGTGATGAAAACGATGCAAAATTACTTGCTATTAAAATTGCAAACCTAGATGAAAAAACAAAGCCAATCACCTTTGGTAAATCCAAAAAGAAATTATTAGGGTTTTTACCAGGTGGAAAATTAATCCACAATCTTCTAAATACATTAAACATGGAGTTCGAGGGAAATGGACAAATCCTTTGGCTCTATAAACCATGA
- the aroH gene encoding chorismate mutase, with protein sequence MNFQNEFTNLCALRGATTCENNSVESITSAVEELLVELVSRNNLIPDQIISVTFSVTSDLDACFPASIARKKTGWEKIALLDCQQMFVKDDLSKCIRLLAYVSLANNQTPQNPYLGKAKNLRPDR encoded by the coding sequence ATGAATTTCCAAAATGAATTTACTAATCTCTGTGCATTGAGAGGGGCAACGACTTGTGAAAACAATTCTGTTGAGTCAATCACTTCAGCGGTAGAAGAATTGCTAGTTGAATTAGTCTCAAGAAATAATTTGATCCCAGATCAAATTATTTCTGTTACTTTTTCCGTCACATCAGACTTAGATGCTTGTTTCCCCGCCTCTATTGCTAGAAAAAAAACAGGCTGGGAAAAAATCGCACTTTTAGACTGCCAACAAATGTTTGTTAAAGACGACTTATCGAAATGTATTCGACTTCTTGCTTACGTTTCTTTAGCAAATAATCAGACACCCCAAAATCCTTATCTAGGGAAAGCAAAAAATTTACGTCCAGACAGATAA
- a CDS encoding DUF2808 domain-containing protein — MSKKKSLSTIKKFVFIGFSAFLFGTGASLFTPKSSASPGFFEHQWDPEPGYKRLKYYQSASERNERATYYLFLRGKERKEDIVKLTIAVPNYFKAKIKTKKLSLCKVKVGGYTERTRCIENIPSLIEVNNKQTSIEIFPEKPIPSNKDNYAVVMKIFNPRKRGMFQFRALSQKSGDIPISTYLGTWNIDVQ; from the coding sequence ATGTCCAAGAAGAAATCATTATCAACCATCAAGAAATTTGTTTTTATTGGATTTTCAGCTTTTTTGTTTGGAACAGGTGCTTCTCTCTTCACTCCAAAGTCTTCTGCATCCCCAGGATTCTTTGAACACCAATGGGATCCAGAGCCAGGATACAAAAGATTAAAATATTATCAATCTGCTTCCGAAAGAAATGAAAGAGCTACTTATTACCTCTTTCTTAGAGGCAAGGAAAGAAAAGAAGATATTGTCAAATTGACCATTGCAGTTCCAAATTATTTTAAAGCAAAAATTAAGACCAAAAAATTAAGTCTCTGTAAAGTAAAAGTCGGAGGATATACTGAAAGGACTCGTTGTATAGAAAATATTCCTTCTCTAATTGAAGTTAACAATAAACAAACTTCTATTGAAATCTTTCCAGAAAAGCCAATTCCATCCAACAAGGATAATTACGCTGTAGTAATGAAAATATTTAATCCTAGAAAAAGAGGCATGTTTCAATTTCGAGCACTCTCTCAGAAATCAGGAGACATTCCTATCTCAACATATTTGGGCACTTGGAACATAGACGTTCAATGA
- the rpmH gene encoding 50S ribosomal protein L34, with protein MTKRTFGGTSRKRKRVSGFRVRMRSHTGRRVVRTRRKRGRARLTV; from the coding sequence ATGACAAAAAGGACCTTTGGAGGAACTAGTAGAAAAAGGAAAAGAGTTTCCGGCTTTAGAGTGAGAATGAGATCTCATACTGGAAGAAGAGTTGTGAGAACTCGCAGGAAACGTGGAAGAGCTCGTTTAACAGTCTAA
- the rnpA gene encoding ribonuclease P protein component, with protein sequence MVLPKHMRLKGHRCFDFIYKEGSRFYSPSMVLRITKANTKLQSKGFNSHIGSSIKCAISISNKVSKKSVTRNKLRRLFHHHLSERLSNISYENEVWAFISLKPSCMKNSNSALLRECDKLLYKAGITK encoded by the coding sequence ATGGTTTTACCAAAACATATGCGACTCAAAGGTCATAGATGTTTTGACTTCATTTATAAAGAGGGCTCAAGGTTTTATAGCCCTTCAATGGTTCTAAGGATTACAAAAGCAAATACAAAGCTTCAATCAAAAGGATTTAACTCACATATTGGGTCCTCCATAAAATGTGCCATTTCAATAAGCAATAAAGTAAGCAAAAAATCAGTTACAAGAAATAAGCTTCGACGGTTATTTCACCATCACTTGTCAGAAAGACTTTCTAATATCTCTTATGAAAATGAAGTTTGGGCTTTTATTTCCTTGAAACCTTCTTGCATGAAAAATTCTAATAGTGCGCTGCTTAGAGAATGTGACAAACTACTCTATAAGGCTGGAATAACAAAATGA
- a CDS encoding PH domain-containing protein, with protein sequence MKNGPNEDIFYEGGPANGDLIINLMAGITLIGLPFTFGALVRALWVRYKITTRRISVTGGWLGRDKTQVVYSQISEIRAIPRGLGSYGDMVLVLKDGARLEMRSLPNFRETESYILQKIENSPTNKLVKDVQGFSN encoded by the coding sequence ATGAAAAACGGTCCTAACGAAGACATTTTTTACGAAGGCGGCCCTGCCAATGGTGATTTAATAATAAATTTGATGGCTGGTATAACACTTATAGGTTTACCTTTTACTTTTGGAGCGCTGGTTAGAGCTTTGTGGGTCAGATACAAAATTACGACTCGTCGAATATCTGTTACAGGTGGCTGGCTAGGCAGAGACAAAACTCAAGTTGTTTATAGTCAAATAAGTGAAATCAGGGCAATTCCAAGAGGTTTAGGGTCTTATGGTGATATGGTTTTAGTCCTTAAAGATGGAGCTCGCTTAGAGATGAGATCACTTCCAAATTTTAGAGAAACAGAATCATATATTCTTCAAAAAATAGAAAATTCACCCACCAATAAACTTGTTAAAGACGTTCAGGGCTTTTCAAACTAA
- the yidC gene encoding membrane protein insertase YidC, with protein sequence MIGYISDNLLIPILDFFYGLVPSYGLAIVALTIVIRLALFPLSAGSIRSARRMKIAQPVMQKRQAEIKSRYASNPQKQQEELGKLMGEFGSPLAGCLPLLVQMPILFALFATLRGSPFADVPYLVNIKVLPSDQLAAVEPKPFKTAKHSIFITEKNHFPVIASLPGGTKIGSGEKVKINLQTISGDSYVNELQKYENGAKFSPSWKVTKGEEVVQVSADGTVSAINPGDATVEAKIPGLAAKSGFLFIKALGNVGFYVDGAIHWDIAILVAGFGLTLVISQVLSGRGMPVNKQQSTANKITPVMITGMFLFFPLPAGVLLYMVIANIFQGLQTFLLSRESLPENLQKILDDQLKQQDKTSVSVTAEVISDSDRLPFEPKSNK encoded by the coding sequence GTGATCGGGTACATCTCAGACAATCTACTTATCCCGATCCTAGATTTTTTCTACGGATTAGTTCCTAGTTATGGACTAGCGATTGTCGCATTAACTATAGTTATACGTCTAGCACTTTTTCCTCTTAGCGCTGGCTCCATCAGAAGCGCGAGAAGGATGAAGATAGCTCAGCCTGTAATGCAAAAAAGGCAGGCTGAGATCAAAAGTCGCTACGCAAGCAATCCTCAAAAGCAACAAGAAGAGTTAGGGAAATTAATGGGTGAATTTGGTAGTCCTTTAGCTGGATGCCTTCCTCTTCTTGTTCAGATGCCTATCTTGTTTGCATTATTTGCAACTTTGAGGGGTTCACCTTTTGCTGACGTACCATATCTGGTAAATATTAAAGTTCTGCCTTCAGACCAATTAGCTGCTGTAGAACCCAAACCTTTCAAGACAGCAAAACATTCCATATTTATTACTGAAAAAAATCATTTTCCTGTTATTGCATCTCTTCCTGGAGGCACAAAAATAGGTTCAGGTGAGAAAGTTAAAATCAATTTACAAACAATTAGTGGTGATTCATACGTCAACGAATTGCAGAAATACGAAAATGGAGCTAAATTTTCTCCTTCTTGGAAAGTCACAAAAGGAGAAGAGGTTGTACAAGTATCCGCAGACGGAACTGTAAGTGCAATTAATCCTGGTGATGCGACAGTCGAAGCGAAGATTCCAGGTTTAGCAGCTAAAAGCGGTTTCTTGTTTATAAAAGCACTAGGAAATGTTGGCTTTTATGTAGATGGTGCCATTCATTGGGATATTGCCATTCTAGTAGCAGGCTTTGGTTTAACACTTGTCATTTCGCAGGTCCTTTCGGGAAGAGGGATGCCTGTAAACAAACAACAATCAACTGCTAATAAAATTACACCTGTAATGATAACTGGAATGTTTTTATTCTTCCCTCTACCTGCTGGTGTTTTGCTTTATATGGTCATTGCAAATATTTTCCAAGGGTTACAAACTTTTCTTCTTAGTAGAGAATCTCTACCAGAGAATTTACAAAAAATTCTTGATGACCAATTAAAACAGCAAGATAAGACTTCGGTTTCTGTTACTGCAGAAGTAATATCAGATTCAGATAGATTACCTTTTGAACCAAAAAGTAATAAATAA
- a CDS encoding AAA family ATPase gives MSHWDEQLDLLIRARTPIIWIRSNEEERVETLLKNSTKRLSPRRLATWDYIDGIGNILNSNKIGSRQPMAVLEWIKKLDESSPTILLLKDFHHFCEDPGILRMLKNLTVYLRSKPHSIIISSGLWSPANDLEEDLTILDLPLPKENEIKTLLSNISKASSSHLEDNVLKELTNACGGLSESRIRKVAARALAQRGQIGKEDLIEVLEEKRQSIARSEVLEYCKTDKSPNDVGGLQILKDWLKQRKQAFSEEAKDFGLPLPKGVLLVGPQGTGKSLVAKAIANSWSMPLLRLDVGRLFAGLVGASEARTRETIQRAEAMAPCILWIDEIDKAFGGDGRSDGGTSQRVLANILTWMSEKTSSVFLVATANGIDKLPAELLRKGRFDEIFMLELPSRNERHRILELHLQKRRPNLQIDLKAAVDRTEGFSGAELEQTVIEAMYFAFAEKRELLEGDLILATSQLVPLSRTAREQLESLKEWASGGRARASSPKLF, from the coding sequence ATGTCTCATTGGGACGAACAACTTGATCTACTAATTAGAGCAAGAACTCCAATTATTTGGATAAGGAGTAATGAAGAAGAAAGAGTTGAAACTCTTTTAAAAAATTCTACTAAGAGACTTTCGCCAAGAAGACTTGCAACTTGGGATTATATAGATGGGATTGGTAATATTCTTAATTCCAATAAAATTGGCTCTAGGCAGCCAATGGCTGTTCTTGAATGGATTAAAAAACTGGATGAAAGTTCTCCAACGATACTTTTGTTAAAAGATTTTCACCATTTTTGTGAAGATCCAGGCATCCTAAGAATGTTGAAAAATTTAACTGTCTATCTTAGATCAAAGCCTCATTCAATAATTATTAGTTCTGGCTTATGGAGCCCGGCAAACGATTTAGAAGAGGACCTAACTATTCTTGATCTCCCTCTACCTAAAGAAAATGAAATCAAAACACTTTTATCAAATATCTCTAAGGCAAGTAGTTCTCATTTAGAGGATAACGTTCTCAAGGAACTTACAAACGCATGTGGAGGTCTTAGTGAATCCAGAATTCGTAAAGTAGCTGCTAGAGCTCTGGCTCAAAGGGGTCAAATTGGCAAAGAAGATTTAATAGAAGTACTGGAAGAAAAACGCCAATCTATTGCTCGTAGCGAGGTGCTGGAATATTGCAAGACAGATAAGTCGCCAAATGATGTTGGAGGTTTACAAATATTGAAAGATTGGTTGAAGCAAAGAAAACAAGCTTTCTCAGAAGAAGCAAAAGATTTTGGATTGCCTTTACCCAAAGGGGTTTTGCTAGTCGGCCCTCAAGGAACAGGAAAATCTCTAGTAGCTAAAGCAATAGCAAATAGTTGGTCTATGCCCTTATTAAGACTTGATGTAGGTAGATTATTTGCTGGCTTAGTAGGAGCCAGTGAAGCACGAACAAGAGAAACCATTCAGCGCGCTGAAGCTATGGCCCCTTGCATTTTGTGGATTGACGAAATTGACAAGGCTTTTGGTGGAGATGGAAGAAGTGATGGAGGAACCAGTCAAAGAGTCCTTGCAAATATTCTTACTTGGATGTCAGAAAAAACTTCTTCTGTTTTTCTTGTGGCCACTGCAAATGGAATTGATAAGCTTCCTGCTGAACTACTCAGAAAAGGAAGATTCGATGAAATTTTCATGCTGGAATTACCCTCTAGGAATGAAAGACATCGCATCCTTGAACTTCATCTTCAAAAACGAAGACCTAATTTACAAATTGATTTAAAGGCTGCTGTTGATAGAACTGAGGGATTCTCTGGAGCAGAATTAGAACAAACTGTCATAGAAGCAATGTATTTTGCATTTGCAGAGAAAAGAGAGCTTCTTGAAGGAGATTTGATACTTGCTACAAGTCAACTTGTCCCTCTTTCTAGAACGGCAAGAGAACAACTTGAATCTTTAAAAGAATGGGCATCTGGTGGAAGAGCAAGAGCTTCATCACCAAAACTTTTTTAG